From the genome of Geoglobus ahangari, one region includes:
- the cgi121 gene encoding KEOPS complex subunit Cgi121, which produces MRVYQGRVKVENVREFLSKLPDGCVLVNADYVVDLDSVRFAAEKALKMWEAGKRVAKTLSMEILLHVAATRQINQALELGLREGENRVVVVDVSGCRASLEGLGFREEDVLELDEEKVRRVCEFYDIGDEELEIAGVEKLGLLVRERMALFAISK; this is translated from the coding sequence ATGAGGGTCTATCAGGGCAGGGTGAAAGTCGAGAACGTGAGGGAATTCCTATCAAAGCTCCCGGACGGGTGCGTGCTGGTAAACGCTGACTACGTTGTCGACCTCGACTCAGTCAGGTTTGCTGCGGAAAAGGCGCTGAAGATGTGGGAGGCTGGAAAGAGGGTCGCCAAGACGCTCTCAATGGAGATTCTCCTCCACGTTGCGGCCACGAGGCAGATAAATCAGGCCCTCGAACTCGGGCTGAGGGAGGGAGAGAACAGGGTCGTGGTCGTGGACGTTTCCGGGTGCAGGGCATCTCTTGAGGGGCTTGGCTTTAGAGAGGAGGACGTTCTCGAGCTTGACGAGGAGAAGGTCAGGAGAGTATGCGAGTTCTACGACATTGGCGATGAGGAGCTTGAGATAGCCGGAGTGGAGAAACTCGGGCTGCTGGTGAGGGAGAGGATGGCGCTTTTCGCAATTTCGAAGTAA
- a CDS encoding PINc/VapC family ATPase — MKYVVDTSVIIDGRVSKMIESGEIKGTIIIPEAVLAELEAQANFGRMTGFQGLEEVRRIRELAERAGFDVLFLGERPSLEHVRLARGGEIDNLIRKVAEEERAVLITGDRVQYTVAVSKGIEAIYVRKETIRPEETRIVKFFTEDTASVHLREGVPAYAKRGKIGQLELVKITEEPLSLEELKEIAHEILEAASQDEESSIEIERKGVTVVQMRDLRIAIAERPFADRMEITAVRPIAKATLDDYGISEELKKRFIERQRGILISGPPGAGKSTFAASVANYLMENGYMVKTMESPRDLMVRDEITQYAPLEGDMGLTADVLLLVRPDYTIYDEVRKTSDFQVFADMRLAGVGMIGVTHATRPIDAIQRMIGRVELGVIPQVVDTVIFIDAGRVEKVYELSFTVKVPYGMTEADLARPVIEVVDFETKKLEYEIYTYGEQVVVMPVEETSENKLLVYAIESKIKDLVSVYEIVPVSDRKAIVRVAEDEIPYLIGRKGKRIKLIEEELGVSIEVEPLKVEKGSEVETYVEEKGKHYVIHAEGLEGKKVDVYAGSKYLFTAEVGRKGVIRVRKDRDAGKEIKLALAKGERIRLRY, encoded by the coding sequence ATGAAGTACGTTGTTGATACAAGCGTCATAATTGACGGAAGAGTTTCGAAGATGATTGAGAGTGGAGAGATAAAGGGCACGATAATAATACCCGAGGCCGTTCTGGCAGAGCTGGAGGCTCAGGCCAACTTCGGCAGGATGACCGGATTTCAGGGCCTCGAAGAGGTCAGAAGAATAAGGGAGCTTGCCGAGAGGGCTGGGTTCGACGTGCTGTTTCTCGGAGAGAGGCCGAGCCTCGAGCACGTGAGACTTGCGAGGGGTGGAGAGATAGATAACCTCATCCGCAAGGTCGCTGAAGAGGAGAGGGCCGTGCTCATAACCGGGGACAGGGTTCAATACACCGTGGCGGTATCGAAGGGAATAGAGGCGATATACGTCAGGAAGGAGACCATAAGGCCCGAGGAGACGAGGATAGTGAAGTTCTTCACTGAAGACACTGCCAGCGTCCACCTGAGAGAGGGCGTTCCAGCTTACGCAAAGAGGGGCAAGATAGGCCAGCTTGAACTCGTGAAGATCACGGAAGAGCCCCTGAGCCTCGAGGAGTTGAAGGAAATAGCCCACGAGATCTTAGAGGCCGCAAGTCAGGACGAGGAGAGCAGCATAGAGATCGAGAGGAAGGGCGTAACAGTCGTTCAGATGAGAGATCTGAGGATAGCCATAGCAGAGAGGCCATTCGCCGACAGGATGGAGATCACTGCGGTGAGGCCGATAGCGAAGGCCACGCTCGACGACTACGGGATAAGCGAGGAGCTGAAGAAGAGGTTCATAGAGAGGCAGAGAGGGATTCTGATATCCGGGCCTCCCGGAGCCGGTAAGTCCACATTCGCGGCGAGTGTTGCCAACTACCTGATGGAGAACGGGTATATGGTCAAGACGATGGAGAGCCCGAGAGACCTGATGGTCAGGGACGAGATCACGCAGTACGCTCCCCTCGAAGGGGACATGGGGCTGACTGCTGACGTGCTGCTGCTCGTCAGGCCAGACTACACGATCTACGACGAGGTCAGGAAGACCTCTGACTTTCAGGTGTTCGCCGACATGAGGCTGGCAGGAGTGGGGATGATCGGCGTCACTCACGCGACAAGGCCGATAGATGCGATACAGAGGATGATAGGCAGAGTGGAGCTTGGAGTTATACCGCAGGTAGTGGACACGGTGATATTCATAGACGCCGGAAGGGTCGAGAAGGTCTACGAGCTGAGCTTCACGGTCAAAGTCCCATACGGAATGACCGAGGCGGATCTGGCGAGGCCTGTGATTGAGGTCGTGGACTTCGAGACAAAGAAGCTTGAGTACGAGATATACACCTACGGTGAGCAGGTAGTCGTGATGCCCGTTGAGGAGACGTCAGAGAACAAGCTGCTCGTCTATGCCATAGAGAGCAAGATAAAGGACCTCGTCTCTGTCTACGAGATAGTCCCGGTGAGCGACAGGAAGGCAATCGTCAGAGTGGCTGAGGACGAGATCCCGTACCTGATAGGAAGGAAGGGGAAGAGGATAAAGCTGATTGAAGAGGAGCTGGGAGTGAGCATAGAGGTCGAGCCGCTGAAGGTTGAGAAAGGAAGCGAGGTGGAGACGTACGTGGAGGAGAAGGGCAAGCACTACGTGATACACGCGGAAGGGCTTGAGGGCAAGAAGGTGGATGTGTACGCTGGCAGTAAGTACCTCTTCACGGCTGAAGTGGGCAGGAAGGGCGTCATAAGGGTCAGGAAGGACAGAGATGCTGGAAAGGAGATAAAGCTCGCGCTGGCAAAGGGAGAGAGAATAAGGTTGAGATACTGA
- the hisI gene encoding phosphoribosyl-AMP cyclohydrolase yields the protein MELKFDERGLIPVIAQDAETKEVLMLAYANAEAVRKTLETGRAHYYSRSRKRLWMKGEESGNVQEVVEIRVDCDGDALLYVVRQNGVACHTGNYSCFFRKLEGYE from the coding sequence ATGGAGCTGAAGTTCGACGAAAGGGGGCTCATTCCCGTGATAGCTCAGGACGCGGAAACAAAGGAGGTGCTCATGCTGGCCTACGCAAATGCAGAGGCCGTGAGAAAGACCCTTGAGACAGGGAGAGCTCACTATTACAGCAGGAGCAGAAAGAGGCTGTGGATGAAGGGGGAGGAGAGCGGAAACGTTCAAGAGGTAGTTGAGATCAGGGTTGACTGCGACGGGGATGCGCTCCTGTATGTTGTGAGGCAGAATGGTGTTGCCTGCCACACCGGGAACTACTCATGCTTCTTCAGAAAACTGGAGGGTTATGAATGA
- a CDS encoding RAD55 family ATPase, which translates to MERVSTGILNLDSQLGGGFPAGSVILILEDPGAGAEVFSYHFIHEGIKRGEKSLYISTNDTSDEVKESMKLYLNLTDEDLEKVKFIDFMGARVGTLGLRESITLSGDPYNRVITECSKDYKRVVLNNLWYFAEDYDRKAVIGMLESMAVSARKNSSVILVLFTKGMFESTFETAVKQVVDGVIELSIREAETEIQRRMKIIKLKRTLVPKAVFRYDITDRGIRMESVTRVL; encoded by the coding sequence ATGGAGAGAGTTTCCACGGGCATACTCAACCTTGATTCTCAGCTCGGCGGCGGTTTTCCTGCGGGAAGCGTCATACTCATTCTCGAAGATCCCGGTGCGGGAGCGGAGGTGTTCTCGTACCACTTCATTCACGAGGGGATAAAGAGGGGTGAGAAGTCCCTCTACATCTCCACGAACGACACCAGCGACGAGGTAAAGGAGAGCATGAAGCTGTACCTGAACCTGACCGACGAGGATCTGGAGAAGGTCAAGTTCATCGACTTCATGGGGGCGAGGGTCGGAACTCTTGGCCTGAGGGAGAGCATCACCCTCTCCGGCGACCCGTACAACAGGGTAATCACCGAGTGCTCGAAGGACTACAAGAGGGTGGTTCTCAACAACCTCTGGTACTTTGCCGAGGATTACGACAGGAAGGCAGTAATCGGGATGCTCGAGTCAATGGCGGTGAGCGCGAGAAAGAACAGCTCCGTTATCCTCGTCCTCTTCACGAAGGGAATGTTCGAATCGACATTTGAGACTGCTGTGAAGCAGGTTGTTGATGGCGTGATTGAGCTGAGCATAAGGGAGGCCGAGACGGAGATTCAGAGGAGGATGAAGATTATAAAGCTGAAGAGAACCCTCGTGCCGAAGGCTGTGTTCAGGTACGACATAACCGACAGGGGAATCAGGATGGAGTCGGTGACGAGAGTCCTATGA
- the cobB gene encoding NAD-dependent protein deacetylase encodes MEDSIRRAAELLARAKHAVVFTGAGVSAESGIPTFRGSDGLWSRYDSEEVASIYGFKRNPKAFWDFARELMVKVKAEPNPAHHAIAELERMGIVKAVITQNIDMLHQRAGSSRVYELHGSMELVDCLDCGRVYRWDDIEGMLVEGEVRCECGSLYLKPRVVLFGEQLPAATLSAAIEESKRSDVFVVVGSSLVVYPAAHLPVYAKSSGARLIIINAEETHADHLFDVVIHGMAGKILPKVVEEVRRLRGLNGD; translated from the coding sequence ATGGAGGACTCCATCAGGAGGGCCGCGGAGCTCCTTGCGAGGGCAAAGCATGCGGTCGTGTTCACAGGAGCTGGAGTGAGTGCTGAAAGCGGGATTCCGACGTTCCGGGGGAGCGACGGGCTCTGGTCGAGGTACGATTCGGAAGAGGTCGCGTCAATCTACGGCTTCAAGAGGAACCCCAAGGCGTTCTGGGACTTTGCAAGGGAGCTGATGGTTAAGGTGAAGGCTGAGCCGAATCCAGCTCACCACGCTATAGCTGAGCTGGAGAGGATGGGCATTGTGAAGGCTGTTATAACCCAGAACATAGACATGCTCCACCAGAGGGCTGGAAGCAGCAGGGTGTACGAGCTTCACGGCTCGATGGAGCTTGTTGACTGCCTCGACTGCGGGAGAGTTTACAGGTGGGACGACATCGAGGGGATGCTCGTCGAGGGAGAGGTGAGGTGCGAGTGCGGCAGCCTCTATCTCAAGCCGAGGGTTGTGCTGTTCGGGGAGCAGCTTCCGGCAGCCACTCTAAGCGCTGCAATAGAGGAGAGCAAGAGGAGCGACGTTTTCGTGGTCGTGGGCTCCTCCCTCGTGGTCTATCCTGCGGCACACCTCCCTGTCTACGCTAAGAGCAGCGGCGCTAGGCTCATCATTATTAATGCTGAGGAAACCCACGCTGACCACCTCTTCGACGTGGTCATACACGGCATGGCTGGCAAAATCCTGCCGAAGGTGGTGGAGGAGGTCAGGAGGCTGAGGGGATTAAATGGGGATTAG